AGTATCAACCAAAATCTGTTTCCAAAAAGCTATGTTTGGGATTGTATTGTTTGGATTTCAGCCCAGCTGTACATAAAACTGAAACCCAACATTTTAATCAAGCAGAAATCAAATCTGTATGTATTAAATGCACAATAATAGCAGCAGTCATTTCTGGCAAATACCTGTAATTGTTCATTTCGCAAGCTCAACAAGTCTAAATAGCTataaaatacttaataatatatatatatatatatatatatatatatattaacaaatacaATGATAAATGTGACTAAGGTCAACTGTGGTTAATCGTTGGTGATTTCAGCAGCTAGTGTTGAAATGCTATTGGCTTGGCTGGACTGAAACCTTTGACATGATGTGGGAGGATCCACCACAGCAAACTGAAAAACAACAGGAAACCAATATGTCATGCaatgctgtttaaatgaaccttctttaaattgtcttttgaatatatatttgccGATAAACATCAGTGGGTTCCAATGTTGTTTTTGGACCCTATGAATTGGCTTTCATCGTATGGTCAAAAGTAACTGAAACGTTCTtccaaaatatcatcttttgtgttctgcagaagaaagaggCTGACTGGAATggcatattgttttattaattatgcTTTCTCTTGGTTTACCTGCACTAGGCTTAAGTCTTGGAGTTGTTCAACATCCATAACTTGAGGCTGCTGTAGATTTGCAGTTTGAAATGTTTTCGAGCTGTCTCTGGATCTCTTGCTTCCAAGAATAAACTTCTTCAATACTCCTTTAAAGTGACAGAGAATTCAGATTGAAGTCTTTCCATTTGAAGAAGCAACAACTGCAATTCTATCAAGTAACTCACCTATGATCACAATGATCAGAAGACCATTCAACAGAGCAGATATGAGGGTAAAAGTCTGACATTGTGTGAGATTTGTCTCTGTATGATTCTGGATTTCTGCAGTATATTCTGTAGGATATTATATGTTCAGTACTTTGAAGGGtttaacatgtttgtttttctaatcTGAAAAGATGTAACGTAAACATCACTGAATTGTTACTCACCAGTGATGTGTAGTCTTGTGccattgctgtattttggaggTGTGTCTGTGGTCACACAGTAATAAAGTCCTAaatcatcaatagtgacattattTATGAACAGATGAGGCTTACTTTGCACTCAATATTCATGTTTAAATTTCTTATTACGAAACAAACTGTGATTGACACAAACCTTTTtgagtatttatatttaaattaccctggattgtatttgttttactttgtgtagttttggttattttgttcAAACAATGTATTTGGCTAACAGTTTTTTGCTTCCTCTTGATGGAGCAGGAAAGGTGAAACTCAGGTATATTTCAAGtacatttgtttaatgttttttcctgTTATGTTCACTTGGTTAATGTTTAAACCACTCGATGCATGCAGGTGTTTGTGATGTCAGGTGTTGTTGTGGGCAGAGGCAAAGACTCAAATGCAGAGTTAGACAGGCTTTATTGAAgtccaaaaacaaaaacctacCCCATAGGGTTGAGCACACCCACATACAATACAGAGCATATTTAATTTCTGACAGgaaattaatgaaaactatatgaaagtatatttaaattgcATGTGATCTAGGACCTTTACAGTGCATGCTGTTAAAAAGACTGAATGTCTATTTTTAGATTTGCTTTCATATGCATAAAAGTAAACTATCTTTGTCTGTGACTGCAGATAAACACACTGACCAAACTGTGGaggagttcatttgcaaaaactcaTGCTGTTTGTTAACCACAAAGGAGAGCTGTGCAGAAGTTGGACTTTTTaacatgcacacaaaaaaatttaaacctATTAATAAGAAAGTCAAAAAATGTCTTTAGTACATACATTGAAAGCTGCTCCTGTGATTTCCAGCTGTACATGAAATCTTTATAATACATAAGCAGACAATTGTAATGAAATCAAGTgaactgtgaaaaaaacaattctggGAAGGAATTTTATCTTTGTAACTGCTAGCGGATGTATTGTATGGTTCAAGATTAAGGATTATTCATTGCATGGTGTTTCTTGAAACTTGTTGAGAAACTACTTCAGCTCTGAGAAACCTCATTACCCTGTGGTTTACACGCAACTCACCGCTAGTTTGAAAGAAGAGCTGTAAAAGCAAGATCTCCATTCAAAACAGGAACATTTCATCACAGACAAGATCATTAATATTATCTAGCACACCACACCCCTGTTGAAATAACCAGCATAGCCAGGTAGGTTTTGGTGCTGGTATActgattttagctggtttatgctggtccttacctggtcatgtgctggtgtTATGTTTTGTGAACATAACAATTCACAAAGCAGCAAACATATACAtggcaacaaacaaacaaaaaaaaaaaaaagcaaaaaaaacttGTCATGAGATCACAGTTCAACTTTGCAATTAACACCAACAAAACTTTAAGTGGCATATTTACAGCGCTTGTGACAACTTACTCTTGTGGCAAACAGCCACAGTGTCCACTGTTTTACTTTCAACCAATTagaattgtaattatattttcatatagaaCATTAATCTTAGATGCAGTGACAAATCATCACAGATCTGATCATGACTCTGAACTCCAAGTAGTTTTCATTGAACTGAATGTTTGtgaaagaaacatttaaataaaaagcaaaatcaactttgtttcaaatttgattttctttctcttcAATATCTCtcttctaaatattaaatatgtctatcttaaacattttttttttaaataatataccaCTGAAGTCATTGAAAGTAATAAATTCTACAAACGGaattacagaaatgttaaatttaatacacatttttcaTATCTAAAGTATATTTATCAAACATACTAAGTTTTAaacaactactttttttttggctgtaaAAGAGAATAGGTGGTCTGGTCCTGGCAAGGCCTGCTTTCTCTGGGGCGGATGGGATGATCAATTTCAGCGTACTGaaagattaaaatattagcAATGAATGCCCATATTTGTAAGACAAACTGTACGTCAGCCGATCATTGTTAGAAAATAAGTCCCTGATATGAAATACTCTTGTATAGTGCTGAAGGGGTTTGTTTTGCAATAATCACAATCATAATAATCACTATTTTGCAGTAGTCACTGCACTGCTTTTTAGCtaatgaatcaataaatcaaCATGAAATAACATCAGAACTTTGACAAATTGCTTATGATTATCTGAGTAGGACAGCGCAGACTtatataagatatataaaaCTAGTGCAGACCCACAACAATTGAAAATACATTCATCAgtcattatactgtatataattatttgaGTACACAATGTCACAACTGACCAAACAGACAACATACTATGTGctaataatatgttattatagttcaaataatgcatcatgaatatactatttaaaaaaaacacttacttttttaaattaagctaatgttaattacataatttttctTACCTGTGTATCTTCTGAGTATTGTGCTGCCGTGGTGGTTTGAgggttgtttttacattttctagtTGCATGAAGGTAGCGCGTCACCAAACCTGAAATAGCGTTAAATGACTTTTAAACAACTTTTGGCAGTAATAATACATATGACATGGCATATGATGttacatttttgtgcatttagtGGATTTAGGGGGGTGGATGGACAAACCTATTAAAGTGATGGTCAAAAGCACGTTGAGCAGGGCAGATGAGATGATGATGATCATCAGATTTCTCCACGATTTATTATGTTGTGAAGCATCATTTTGCTTACACTCTAAAGTCTGATTCCTTTGGACAGACTCTGTAAAATTGGAAGATTttaaatatcagtcttttttcaaTTCCAATCTTGAACAAAACTAATCACATTATTAGTTATTAATGTCATTATCTTTaacacagtatatattttcatatagaGCACAAAtcttatgtatttaaaatatctaaagtaaaacaataacTCACCGCTGATGTAGATTTTGGTGCCGTTGCTGAATTTTTGTGGTTCACTAGTTTTGACACaataataaactcctaattcatCAGTgctgatatttctgatgaacagACGACTGTTAGTTTTCACTGAGTATTTGTCTTCAAAGATGCTGTTTTCATATTCAGCTCCTTCATATGTGCTGTCAAAAGTACGTAAGATAAACATTGGAGGATCCGGTGATTTCAGTTTGTACCAGTAAATCTCCTTTATATCAAGATCACAGGTTATATTCACATCAGCTCCTAAAgacacttgtttgtttgttagacTCTCTGTGGCTTGAGACCACATCAACAGATCTATGACAGAAAGaaaagcacatttattaaaattagtaCATAACCCAATTTAATCAAATGTGATGTGATAAACTCACAGATCTGAAGCTGTATGATCTTCATTGTCTGATTCAGTTGAATATCTTCTGTACTGTGATTATTCAGACATCTTTTACTGTGAGCAGAAACACGACTGAGCTTTAGATGAAACTCGACCACACAGACCAGAGGGGAAATCAGAGATGAACACATGCTCACACAGcacctttatttattcatccctTTTTCCAGTTAAATTAACATCATATGGGGTCAGGCTGGAGCCAGTTGTACtttaaagatatacttaaaattTATCAAAATACCCATTGTACAAATACGcattgacattttttaacaagACAACCAAAGACTGAACAACCGgaaaaaataagcagaaaactgtgtaaatgataataaagttttattaaacatgtttgAATTCGTACCTACTATTTGAGTTTTTCTCAACCACTTGGGTAGCTTGCTATGCTTCATGttctttaaaatgacaaattcaCTAATGTAGAACACTACATTTAAGCTACAAGACAAAGGATGGCAtaaaagctttttgttttgcatatattttaataatctataaCACCACCTCTTGTAGGAATGGAAAAAGAGTAGAGTGGTTTGAAGAAATTTGCacttatgtatataatttagcCAAAGTATTGCCATATTCAAAGTATAGCCATATTCAAATCAGGAGTTGTGAGAGAACCCATGtccaaaatgtgtaattacagtACAGCATAAAAGGATTGTAAGGACTGTTACTGCTAATATACACCGGACACAcattacaaagaaaaaagaatgttGTTGTAGTTTTTGCAATCTTTCATGGTCAACCTCTCAAATAACTTTTCTTGTCAACTCCTATTTAAATAGGAAACTTGTACCATGCCTGCATTAcatgtaaataagaaataacacaaatttgtgcattttaatgtgtttgaaagacaaaagccttctAAAGACATAAATAACCCCACTGTCAGCCACTGAGCAATAATtgcaacaataaaaaataaaataaaaatcaacaatattgtgtttatcagtagttgatgcaatgttgaaatattgagaaaagacTTTCGAAAACTGTAATGCTTTTGTAATCCAGTGGTCAAATGTTGTGTGGCctctcaattttttatttttttttttgtataattacaGCCAGCTGAttggtgtttgtgtgaatgtccacaaatcTGGATTTTTAAGGAATTAAAAAGATGAAttcaaaattatgaataatttattgctattgtgtgaataatatgtaatcatgtaatatATAGAATAGTAACTATAGTTTGATTaccagtattttaaaatgtaatttaatctaattacaagtacttaatttttgtaatctaattacgtaatccagattacatgtaatcagttactacccactTACTACCCCCAGTTTGTGCAGATCtgaaatgaaaacatcacaGCATTTTCCCCCGAACACAtcactttatttttggtttAGCATTGGTTAAGTAGATTACAAAAccactgtttaaaaataatgcaaaataaacacaGATAAAATGACTTGTGTAGGCAATATGACCAATTAACTTCATAATAATAAGATACTTCATGATGCTTTAAGATACAagttttataattacattttattatatgaaatgctacagaatttaaataattaaatgtaaacaaaacactgcatatCCTGTGGTGTTTTAAATTAGAAAGTGATATGACACAGTCATGGTGGGGAGTTCtggtaaaaatatcaaattttgTTTAAGAGCCTATATATATAAACCTTCNNNNNNNNNNNNNNNNNNNNNNNNNNNNNNNNNNNNNNNNNNNNNNNNNNNNNNNNNNNNNNNNNNNNNNNNNNNNNNNNNNNNNNNNNNNNNNNNNNNNNNNNNNNNNNNNNNNNNNNNNNNNNNNNNNNNNNNNNNNNNNNNNNNNNNNNNNNNNNNNNNNNNNNNNNNNNNNNNNNNNNNNNNNNNNNNNNNNNNNNNNNNNNNNNNNNNNNNNNNNNNNNNNNNNNNNNNNNNNNNNNNNNNNNNNNNNNNNNNNNNNNNNNNNNNNNNNNNNNNNNNNNNNNNNNNNNNNNNNNNNNNNNNNNNNNNNNNNNNNNNNNNNNNNNNNNNNNNNNNNNNNNNNNNNNNNNNNNNNNNNNNNNNNNNNNNNNNNNNNNNNNNNNNNNNNNNNNNNNNNNNNNNNNNNNNNNNNNNNNNNNNNNNNNNNNNNNNNNNNNNNNNNNNNNNNNNNNNN
This genomic interval from Labeo rohita strain BAU-BD-2019 unplaced genomic scaffold, IGBB_LRoh.1.0 scaffold_387, whole genome shotgun sequence contains the following:
- the LOC127160560 gene encoding uncharacterized protein LOC127160560 — protein: MCSSLISPLVCVVEFHLKLSRVSAHSKRCLNNHSTEDIQLNQTMKIIQLQIYLLMWSQATESLTNKQVSLGADVNITCDLDIKEIYWYKLKSPDPPMFILRTFDSTYEGAEYENSIFEDKYSVKTNSRLFIRNISTDELGVYYCVKTSEPQKFSNGTKIYISESVQRNQTLECKQNDASQHNKSWRNLMIIIISSALLNVLLTITLIGLVTRYLHATRKCKNNPQTTTAAQYSEDTQYAEIDHPIRPRESRPCQDQTTYSLLQPKKK